One Streptomyces dangxiongensis genomic window, AGCTGTTGCGCACCGGCGATCTGATGCCACCGACGTCCTTCGAGTTCCGGGCCGGCCGGGACGCGCTGGCGCTGACCGTGTTCCTGTCCGACACCGACGGCGAACTCTCCGGCATCCGGGTGATCTCACAACTGGAGAACTGGCTGTCGCTGACCGCCTATGACCAGCCGTGGCAGGACTGGGTGCGGGACCGCATGGCCGAGCTGGCCGAGCGGGCGGCCGGCTCCGGCCTCCCCTCCCCCGACCTGGCACTGGCTGCGGACGCCTGGCGCTGGCTGGAGGAGACCGAACTGCTCGCGCCCGACCTGGACGCGGTGCCGGGCGGCGGCGCGGTGTCCGGCGAGGACGACGGGCCGAAGGTGTGGACCCCGGCCTGGCGGCTCGGACTGCCCCTGGGGCACCTGGCGATCCACCTCTTCTGAACCGAGCGGAATTCACACCAATCCGCGGGCCGGACCGCTCCGAATCCCCTGTCCGCGATTCTGTGCGCGGCTTGAGTGATTCGGCGGTGCGCTGCGTACGGGTGGGAGCAAGGAGTAACCCCACCCGCACCCATAGGCACGAGGATTCGGCATGAGGTCCCTGGAAAGGCATCGCGACGTCGGCGCGTACGCGCTCGGCGTGCTGGACGAGGCGGAGGCCTTCCGCTTCGAGGACCACCTCATGGAGTGCCCCCAGTGCGCGGCACACGTGACCGGGTTCGGGCCCACGACCCGGCAGCTGAGGCTGTACCGGCGGGCCACACCGCGCTTCGTGCACCCCATGACGCGGCCCGGCCCCCGGCTGCTGGAGCGGCTGCTGGGCGAGCTGGCGCAGCGGCAGCGGGCGCGGCGGCGCCGGCTGCTGTACGGCCTGGCCGCGTCGGTGGCGCTCGCCGTGGCCGGCCCCGGGATCGTGGCCTTCGCCGGCCACGCGGCGCCGGCCCGGCACGTCATGGCGGCGACCGATCCGGACACCGGGGTGTGGGCGCGGGTCACCTCGGCGGACGCGGACTGGGGCAGTGATCTGCGGCTGGAGATCAAGGACGGCTCCGGGCGGCACACCTGCCGGCTGGTCGCGGTCGGCCACGACGGCACCGAGCAGGTCGTGGCCGGCTGGACCAGCCCCGGCGAGGGCACCCGGCCCACGACCGCGATGGGGGCCGCCGCGCTGCACCCCGGCCAGATCGCCCGGTACGAGGTGCGTACGGACGACGGCAAGCGGCTGGTCACGGTCGACGCGCCGTGACGACACGGGGCCGGCGGGGCGCGGGGCGAGCGGGGCGGCCTCGGTTCGGCAGCCGACCCTGGCTCACTTCAGCAGTCGGGACAGCCGGCGGTCGGCGAGGGGCTTGCCGCCCGTCTGGCAGGTGGGACAGTACTGGAGCGAGGAGTCGCTGAAGGACACCTCACGGATGGTGTCACCGCACACCGGGCAGGGCTCGCCGGTCCGGCCGTGCACGCGCAGACCGCTCCTCTTCTCCGACTTCAGGCGCCCGGCGGCCACACCGCGGGAGCGTTCGACCGCCTCGGTGAGCGTGCCGCGCAGGGCCTCGTACAGCCGGTGGGTCTCCGCCGGGGTGAGGGACGCGGCGAGCTTGAACGGGGACATCCGCGCGGCGTGCAGGACCTCGTCGCTGTAGGCGTTGCCGACGCCCGCGATCAGCGACTGGTCGCGCAGAGCGCCCTTCAGCCGCCGCCGTTCGTCCGTCAGCAGCGCCGCGAAGCGGTCCTCGTCGAAGTCGTCGGCGAGCGGGTCCGGGCCGAGGCGGGCGATGCCCTCCACCTCCCGCGGATCGCGGACGACGTACACGGCGAGGCGTTTCTGGGTGCCGGCCTCGGTGAGGTCGAAGCCCCCACCCGTCTCCAGCGCCACGCGCAGCGCGAGCGGGCCCTTGCCGGGCTTCGGCGGGCCGTCCGGCAGCCGGTCCCTCCAGTGCAGCCAGCCGGCGCGGGCCAGATGGGTGACCAGGTGCAGCCCGGCGTCCGTCCCGATGTCCAGGAACTTGCCGTGCCGGCGCACGGCCGTCACCTCGGCGCCCTCGACGGCGGTGACCGGAGGGTCGTACGTCTTCAGGACGCTGACGGCGACCGGCAGCACCCGCACCATCCGCAGGCCGACCAGGTGCTCGGTGAGGAAGTCCGTCAGCGCTTCTACCTCGGGCAGTTCCGGCATAGGTCCAGAGTGCCATCCCGTACCGACAACGCCCCGCGCTGCGCCGGGCCGGCCGCTACGGCATCCGGAACTCGCACCACACCGCCTTGCCGCCGCCACGTGCCTCCACGCCCCACACGTCGGCGAGCCGGTCCACCAGGAGCAGACCGCGCCCGGAGACGCCCTGCTCCCCCGCCTCGCGGCGGCGCGGCAGGGCGCTGGAGGAGTCCTCGACCTCGATGCGCAGCCTGCGGTCACTGCCGTCCAGGGCGCGAAGGGTGACGATCGCGGAGCCGTCGGTGTGCATCAGCGCGTTGGTGATCAGCTCGTCGGCGACCAGCTCGATCTCGTCGGCGCGGTCGCGGGCGCCCCAGGCGCGGACCGCGGCCCGGATCATGTGCCGGGCCTGGCTGAGGCCCTTCGCGTCACCGGGCGCGACGTGCTGCCGGAGCCGGCCGCAGGCCCGCGCGGCCTCGGGGGCGCGGCGGCGCAGCAGGAGCAGGGCCACGTCGTCGTCGCCGCCCTGCTCCTCGGCCAGCCGGATCAGCCGGTCGGCGAGGTCGCGCACCTCGTCCGGGCCGTTCCCGATGAGCGTGGCCAGACCGCGCAGACTCTCGTCGAGATCGGTGCCCGGCTGCTCGACGAGCCCGTCGGTGCACAGCAGCAGGGTGTGCCCGGGGTCCAGTTCGAGGGTGGAGACGGGATACTCCAGCCGCCCGAACTCGGCGGACAGGCCGAGCGGCAGCCCGCCCTCGACGGGGACCCGGTCACAGGTGCCGTCGTTGCGCCGGACCAGCGGGTCGATGTGTCCGGCGCGGACCATCTGGACGACACCGGTGGCCAGGTCGGCCTGGGCGTACAGGCAGGTGGCGAAGCGGTCGGTGTCGAGTTCGTGGAGGAAGACGGAGGCGCGGGCCATCACGGTGGCCGGGGTGTGGCCCTCGGCGGCATAGGCGCGCAGCACGATCCGTAGCTGGCCCATGACGGCCGCGGCGTGCGTGTCGTGGCCCTGGACGTCACCGATGACCGCGCCGACCCGGCCTCCGGGCAGCGGGATGACGTCGTACCAGTCGCCGCCGATGTCCCGGCCGAGGGCGGCCGAGCGGTAGCGGACGGCGATGTCGGCGCCGCGGACACGGGGGATGGTGCGGGGCAGCATGGCCTGCTGGAGGCCCTGGGCGAGGTCCTTCTCCTGTTCGTACAGCCTGGCCCGCATAAGGCTCTGCGCGATGCTGCTGCCGAGCGCGACGAGGACGGCGCGCTCCTCGGCGGAGAAGCCCCGCCGGTCGTCGTAGAGCAGTCCCATCGCGCCGATCGGCCGCGCCTGGGCGATCAGGGGCAGGTAGGCGGCCGAGGTGATGTGCAGGTCGTGCAGGTGTGGCCAGAGGATCGGGTAGCCCTCGGCGAACTCCTCCGGCGACTCGATGAACCGGGGGCTGAGCGTGCGGACGACCTCGCTCATCGGATACGGCTCGTCGATCCGGGTGACACGGGTGCCGGGGACGAAGCTGCCCACGGGGCCCTCGGCGACCAGCCGGATGCGGCCTGCCTCGACGAGGCCCATCACCAGGCTGGCCGCGCCGAGGTGACGGACGCCGTGGGTGTCCTTGAGGACATCGATGACGTCCTGGATGGTGCGGGCATGGGCGAGGGCGGCGGAGATGACCTGGACGACGCCGGTCTGCTGCCGGAAGGCCTCGGTCTGGGCGGCCCGGTGGCTGCGTGCCTCGCTGTCGGCGAGTTCCTCGGTGGCGTCCCGGACGATGCCGACGACCCGGCGGGGACGGCCCGAGTCGTCACGCCGGATGTAGCCCTGGGTGTGCGTCCAGCGCGAGGTGCCGTCGCGGCAGCGGATGCGGAAGTAGGCGCCGTAGTTCTCGCTGCCGTCCTTGATGGCCCGGGAGACCACCGCGTCGAGCCGTGCGGCCTCCGGCGGCGGCACCCGGACGGCCAGGGTCTCCGGGCGGCCGTCGTACTCCTCGGGCAGCAGGTCGAACACCTCGAAGGCCTGGGCGTCCATGTGGAACAGGCCGGCGTCCAGGTCCCAGTCGAAGCTGCCCATGCGGTTGAGCGCCAGGATCGGGTCCGGATGGGCGGGCCAGTCCTGCGGCAGTGACAGGGCGCTCGCTCCCCGATCAGCCATGGGCCCACCTTGCCAGCATTTGCCCGATTCTTCGACTGCGGCCCAGGCCCGGGTGCGGCCGCCGGGCACCCCGGCCGCACCGCTGCCGACGCCGCGCCCCGCGCCGGGGCCGTGCCGGCCGGGGGACGCGTACGGTCCACCGCCCGGGCTCAGGCGCCGTCGCCGGGCCGGGCGGGCGGGGGGCGGAGTTTCCGGGGCCGGTGCGGTCGGAGACGGCATCGGCGGGGCCGGTGCGGTGGGGGCTGCGGTTCCCGGGGTCAGGGGCCCCCGGGGGCCGGGGCCCCTGGGTCGTCGCGGTCGGGGTCGGGTCCGGTCGGACTGACGGGGACCGGTGGGGGCGGGGCCACGATCCGGTCCCGGCCGACGTCCTGGCCGGTCCGGCGTTCGATCCAGACGCGGGCATCGACGTCGACGATCGTGATGCTGGTGACGGCCCGGCGCGCCGGGGTCACCGCGATCACCTGGCTGGGCCGGTAGCCGGGCCAGGCGGCACCACGGGCGTCCACGCCGTCGTGGGCCGCCGAGGGCGCCTTCAGCGGGTTGCCGCAGGCGCAGCGCACCCGGGGCACACCGCGGTCGTCGACCAGGACGGCGGTGCCCGCCTGGAGCACGGCCTGGTATCCCACCGCCCGCCGGTCGCGGTAGCCGTGACTGGTGACCCGCGTGTCCCGGCGCAGCGCGACCGGGGTAAGGCCGCGCAGATAGCCGGGGAGGGTGGAGACGGGGACGCCCACCGCGTGGGCGAAGGCGCCCGCCTTGCCGCGGTCCGCCGTGAGGGAGCCGATCTGCCGTTCGACGGCGCAGCCGGCGACGTGCGGGGTGCCCCGGTACAGGCCGGGGGTCGCCCCGGAGAGGGTGTGCGCCGAGGGCAGCGGGGCCAGGGCTCGCCCACCGGTCGGCACGGCGGACGGGGCCGGTGTGAACGGGGGCGGTGCGGACGAGTCCGGTGCGAACGTGGGCGGCATGGTGGCGCCGGCCCGGTCGGGCGCCGGGCCGGTGGTGACAGTGCCGGCGGCGGCCGGGGAGTCGGTGTGGGGGGCTGGACCGGATGCGGTGGTCTTCGGCTCGGACCCGGCCCCGGACTCGGTGAAGGGCTCGGGGCCGCGCTCGGTGGCGGCCTGGAGGAACACCGCCTCGCCCACCCGGTCCTCCTTGACGCCGGTGCCCGCGCAGCCCGCGGCGAGGAGCGCGACCGGGAGCACGCAGGCCGTGACGATGGATCGGGGAGGTATCCGCACCGCACACTCCGCATCACTCCGGGTAATTCCTCCCTATTGTTGGCATCGCCCGCGTTCGGCTGGCAACTCGGGGAACGTCGCCGTGAGAGCGGCACCGGTGTCGCCGCACGGAGGGCGCGCACAGCGTGGACTGGTTCACCGCACCCGGCTACTGGCTGAGCCAACTGGTCTTCCAGCGGGCTCTGGCCGCCGTGTATCTGGTCGCGTTCCTGTCGGCGGCCCTCCAGTTCCGCGCCCTGCTGGGCGAGCGCGGCATGCTGCCGATCCCCCGTTTCACGGCCCGGGTCCGGTTCCGGCGCGCCCCGAGTCTGTTCAAGCTGCACTACTCCGACCGGTTCTTCGCGGCCTGCGCGTGGACGGGGTGCGCGGTGTCGGTGGCCCTGCTCGCCGGCGCGGACTCCGCGCTGCCGCTGTGGGCGGGGATCCTGCTGTGGCTAGTGCCGTGGGCGCTGTATCTCTCGATCGTCAACGTGGGCCAGACGTGGTACGCGTTCGGCTGGGAGTCGCTGCTGCTGGAGACGGGTTTCCTGGCCGCGTTCCTCGGCAACGACGAGGTGGCGCCGCCCGTCGTCGTGCTGTTCCTGCTGCGCTGGATCCTGTTCCGCGTGGAGTTCGGCGCCGGGCTGATCAAGCTGCGCGGCGACGCCTGCTGGCGGAAGCTGACCTGCCTGTACTACCACCACGAGACGCAGCCGATGCCGGGCCCGCTGAGCTGGTTCTTCCACCATCTGCCGGGGCCCCTGCACCGGGCGGAGGCGGCCGCCAACCACGTCACCCAACTGGTCGTACCGTTCCTGCTCTTCACCCCGCAGCCGGTGGCCTCGGCCGCGGCGGCCCTGATGATCGTCACCCAGCTGTGGCTGGTCCTGTCCGGCAACTTCTCCTGGCTGAACTGGATCACCATCGTGCTGGCCCTGTCCGCGCTGCGGCTTCCGGTATCCGCGCCGTCGGTGCGTCCGGCACCGCTGTGGTACGAGGTGCTGGTGCTCGCGGTCGCCGCGCTGCTGCTGTTCCTGAGCTACCGCCCGGTGGTGAACATGATCTCCCGCCGCCAGGTCATGAACCGCTCGTTCGACCCGCTGCACCTGGTGAACACGTACGGGGCGTTCGGCAGCGTCAGCCGGGTCCGCTACGAGGTGGTGGTCGAGGGCACGCTCGACGGCAGCCCGCGCGAGGACTCGGACTGGCGGGAGTACGCGTTCCGCGGCAAGCCCGGCGATCCCCGGCACTGGCCGCGCCAGTTCGCCCCCTACCATCTGCGCCTGGATTGGCTGATGTGGTTCGCGGCGCTGTCGCCCGGCTACGCCGGGGAGTGGTTCGGCGGCCTGGTGGAACGCCTGCTGGAGAACGACCGTGACACGCTCAGGCTGCTCCGCCGCTCCCCCTTCCCGCCGGACACCCCGCCCCGCTACGTCCGGGCCCGGCTGTTCCGGTACCGCTACACGAGCCCGCGGGAGTGGCGGGAGACGGGAGCGTGCTGGGAGCGGACGTACGTGCGGGAGTATCTGCCGCCCACGCGGCTGGCCGGGGCGGTTCAGAGGCCGTAGACGCGCCACGCGGTGCCCTCGAAGAGCGCCGTGCGCTCCGCCTCCCCCAGCTCCGCGGTCAACTCCTGGGCGAGGTGGTGCACTTCGCCGTACGACATCACCGGCGTGCGCACCGGCCAGTCCGAGCCGGACATCAGCCGGCCGGGACCGAAGGCGTCCAGGGCCGTGTCGGTGTACGGGCGCAACGCGGCCGGGGTCCGGGCGGCCGGGCCGGCCACGGTGACCAGGCCGGAGAGTTTGGCCACCGTGTCGGGCAGGGCGGCGGGGGCACGCAGGTCCACCGCCCACCTCTCATGGTCCCCGGAGGCGATGGGCGGCTCGCCCAGGTGGTCGAGGACGAAGGAGCCGGGGAAGGGCCGCTGCCGCCCGGGCGCAGGCCGGGAGCCGGTGGGGCAGGACCACGAGGTCGTACACGAGGCCGGCGCCGGCCACGGCGGCCAGGCCGCGCCGGACGTCGGGGCGCAGCAGCCACCGGGGGTCGGGCTCGTTCTGGAAGTGGGTGAAGATCCGGGTGCCGTCGATGCCCTCCCACCAGAAGGTGTGATGGGGGAAGCTGTTCGTCCGCGACCAGGAGATCTTCCGCGTCAGCAGCCACCGGGAGCCGGCCGCCCTGATGATCCGCGGCGGGGCCGGGGCCGCGCGGACTACCGGGGGGCGTGACGGCGCGGGGGCCGACGAGGTGTACAGCTCCCCTACGGCGCGCACCTCGAACCGTGCCGCCCGTTCGTGCCGGTCGGTCGCCCCGGGCTCTCGACGTACGGCACCCCGAGCGGGCAGAGTTCTCCCTGCCCGTCTTCCGTACCGATCAGTAACGAGGAGCGCCCGTGAGCAGTTGGGCCGGCCGGACCGCTGTCGAGATCGCCGCCGCAGTCCGCGAGAAGCGGGTCACGCCCCGCGAGGTGGTGGCCGACCACCTCGCCCGGATCGACCGGCTCGACGGGCGGGTCGGAGCGTTCCGGAAGGTCCGGGCGGAGGCGGCGCTCGCCGAGGCCGACGAGGTGGCCTCCCGCGGCGGCCTGGACGAACTGCCGCTGGCGGGCGTGCCGTTGGCGGTCAAGGACAACCTGTCGGTGCGCGGCGAGTCGCACCGCGACGGCTCCGCCGCCACCCCGGACACCCCGGCCACCGAGGACCACGTCACGGTGGCCCGGCTGCGGGCGGCCGGCGCGGTGGTGGTGGGCCTGACGAACGTGCCCGAGCTGTGCGTGTTCGGCACCACCGAGGGCCCGTTCGGCACCGCCCGCAATCCGTGGGACCTCTCCCGTACGGCGGGCGGCTCCTCCGGCGGCAGCGCGGCGGCGGTCGCCGCGGGGCTGGTGCCGCTGGCGCTCGGCAACGACGGGATGGGCTCGCTGCGCATCCCGGCGGCGAACTGCGGACTGGTCACCCTGAAGCCGGGGCACGGCGTGGTCCCGGCGGGGATCGGCAACGGCGACTGGTTCGGCATGTCGGAGAACGGCCCGCTGGCCACGACGGTCGGGGATCTACGGCTGATGCTGGCGGTCCTCGCGGACGCGGGGTTCGAGCGCCGGGAGGAGCGGACGCCCCGGCGGATCGCCGCCGCCGTGCGCAGTCCGCTCCCCGGGGTGAGTGTGAGCCGGCCGTACACGACCGCCGTCCGGGAGGCCGCCGGTGTGCTGGCGCGGGCCGGGCACCAGGTGCGGCGCGCCGAACCGCCGTACCCGCTGTCCCTGGGGGTGACCTCGCTCCAGCACTGGACCGCCGGGACGGCGGTGGACGCCGAGGGCCTGGACCGGGGGCGGCTGGCCCGCCGGACCCGGGTGCACGCGACCGTGGGCCGCCGCTTCGTCGGCACGGTCCGCACCGGCGACGCCCGGGAGCGGCTGCGCGCCCGGCTGACCCCCTTCTTCACCGCGTACGACGTGCTGCTCACCCCGGCGCTGGCCCGCCGCTCGCCGCAGGCCGGCCCGTGGCACGAACGCGGCTGGCTGCGCAACCTCCTCGCCAACACCGCCTGTTCGCCGTTCACGCCGCCGTGGAACCTGACCGGCTGGCCCGCGATGTCCGTGCCGTTCGGCACCCTGCCCTCCGGTGCCCCGTGTGCCGTCCAGCTCGTGGGCCGCCCGGGCACGGAGGGCGTCCTGCTGGAGCTGGCGCAGGAACTGGAGGAGCTGAGCCCGTGGCAGCGGACGGCCCCCGTGCCGGACCGCTCGTAGCGGAGGGCGGCACGCGCCGCGGCGGCGGCCACGGGGTCGGTCGCGGGCGTCAAGGGTCGGTGAGGGGGTGGTGGTGGCGGGCGCAGGGCACGGCGGGTGACCAGGGGACCCGGGAGAGGGCCTCGCGCCGGCCCGGCCGCCCGAAGGCCCCGTCCTGGAGCACCTCGGCCACGGGTTCGACCGAGAAGGCCTCGTGCTCACGGGGTACCCACGCCGCCATGTGGGGCTCATGTCGGCCGGCAGGTCGTGCAGTTGTGTCTCGGACGGGTCGTCCCAGCTCGTCCCGTCCGCCTCGATCGCCCGAAGTACCGGTGCCGCCATGCGGGTGACTCCAGTGACCGGTCACGCTCTCGACGTCGTCGGGTTCCGTTTCCGGGATCCACCCGGCGGACGCGAGGTCAGCCCGCGGGTCGGTCCAGCGCCCGGTACATGATGTGCAGGCCGACGCGGCCGTGCCGGGGGTGTTCGTACGCCTCCGGGACGGTGCCGAGGACGGTGAAGCCGAGGGAGGTCCAGAGCCCGAGGGCGGGGTTCGTCTCGACCACGGCGTTGAAGACCATCGCACGGTAGCCGTGGGCCCTGGCCTCGGCCAGGACGTGCTCGGCGAGGGCGCGGCCGATGCCCCGGCCGGTGTGGTCCGGGTCGACCATGAAGCCGGCGTTGGCCACGCGGGAGGCGGGGCCGCCGTAGTTGGGGGTGAGGTAGGCGGAGCCGACGACGGTGCCGGCCGGGTCCTCGGCGACGTAGACCCGCTTGGCCGGGTTCATCCACAGGGCGCGGGCGGCTTCCTCGGTGGTGTCCGGGTCCCAGGTGTAGGTCTCGGCGCCGGCGACGATCCGGTGCCAGAAAGGCCAGATACTCGGCCAGTCCGCGGCCACGGCTTCTCTGATCGGCATGGGCGTGAGTCTGTCACGCCCATGCGTGCGGCGATCGCGACGGGTCCGGCCCGAGGGTCAGTCCACGCTCGGCAGGATGTGGGGCTCGGCGAGGTCGTCCTCGTAACCCGCGAGGCGGATCGGGGCGGACCGGGCCCACACGTCCAGGCTGCCGAGTTCTCCGGGCCGGCGGCCCGCGCGCTCCGTGCGTTCCTTGGGGCGCTGTTCGCGATTCGTCTTCTCCGGTGTCACCGCGCACTCCTTATGTGTCGGTCACCCTCGGGGCGTACCGGACGGTCTGCGCTCCGGCGTTCGACGCCCGTTCGGGTCTGGATGGAAGGCCAGTTCGGACGCGGTGGCGCCAATATCTCAAGACAGAGCAGGCCGTTGTCGACCGGCTCACCCCAGGACGGACGATGGGTGTGGGTGGGACCCCGTACTGCTGTCCGTCCACCCCAGGTTAACCAAATGAGCAGGCATCCGCTCGATAGGGAATGCAAACAAGGTGTAACCAATACGCTTCGTCCGGCTTCCAATACCTCCCAATGTGTGGGTTCTTATGACAATGCGCATCACTCGTGCGACGCGGCGGATCACCCACTCGGCCTACGTCCGCGCACGCGCCCCCGGATCGGCCCGCGCCCGCCCGTCCGGACCCGGCGCAGTTCAGGCGCCGTTGGCCGGGCGGCAAGCTCGTCATGCTCTGCTGGCGCGGCAACGGCTGACTCGCGAGAGGACTGACGCATGGAGCTGCGCAGTGTCGAGGAGCTGATGGACCTGCTGTACGCCGCCCCGCACCGGCACGCGCTGCGGACCGCGGCGCTGCTGCGGCGCGGCCGGCCCGCCGACAAGGAGCTTCAGGTGGCGGCCCTGGTGCACGGCGTCGGGCCGTTGCTGGGCCCGGGCGACGAGGCCGCGCGGGTCGGCAGGGCGGCGGAGGCGGTGCGCGCCCTGCTCGGGGAGCGGGTGTACCGGCTGGTGCGCGGGGACGCGTCCCCCGCCGACGAGGACGTGCCGCGGCTGCGTCAGGCGGCCGAGGAGGCCCGGACGGCGGGCTTCGACGCGGGCGTGCTGGAGGACTGGCGCACGGTGCTGGAACTGGTGGCGGCCCGGAACGCGCGGCTCGGCGCGGTGGACTGACGGCCACCCGTGCGACGGCCGTCCGGGTGACAGCCGTACGCGTGACCGCCGTCCGCGTGACAGCCGTACGCGTGACCGCCGTCCGCGTGACGACCGTCCGGACGACGGCCGCCGGAGTGACAACCGTCGCGGCGACGGCTGCCGGGGTGGTGTCGCGGTGAAGGCCGTCCGGGTGACGTGGCCGGTGCGGGCTGGACCGGGCCGCCGGACGGCTGGAGGCGCTGCGCCGGCTCAAACGCTGGCGCGGCCCCCGCGCCGTCCGTGCCCTGCACGCCCGGCGGGGCACGTCACCCGTGCCGGTCACCACTTGCCGGGCGCGTAGTCCTTCATGAAGACGCCGTACAGGTCCTCGCCCGCCTCGCCGCGCACGATCGGGTCGTAGACGCGGGCGGCACCGTCGACCAGGTCGAGGGGGGCGTGGAAGCCGGCCTCGGCCAGGCGCACCTTGTCCGGGTGCGGGCGCTCGTCCGTGATCCAGCCGGTGTCCACGGCCGTCATCAGGATGCCGTCCTTCTCGAACATCTCCTGGGCGCTGGTGCGCGTGAGCATGTTCAGGGCGGCCTTGGCCATGTTGGTGTGCGGGTGGCCGGCGCCCTTGTAACCGCGCTCGAAGACACCCTCCATGGCGGAGACGTTCACGATGTAGGTCCGGGGGGACTTCGCCGCCGCCATCGCCGGGCGCAGACGGCTGATGAGGATGAACGGGGCCGTGGAGTTGCAGAGCTGGACCTCCAGCAGCTCGACCGGGGTCACCTCCTCCACCGTCTGCACCCAGCTATTGGTGTCGTGCAGGTCGGGCACCAGACCGCCGGCGTCGATCGCCGTACCGGCGGCGATCCGCTCCAGCGACGCCGAGCCGGAGACCAGCGCGAGACCGGTGACGTCCTGGGCGGTCAGCGCGCCGCCGCCGGCGACCGGTAGCTGGGCGACCGCGCCGGAGCCGAAGGTGCCGATCACCTCGGCGGCCGGCAGTTCACCGGCGGGCAGCGGGGCGGACTCGGCGGCGAGCAGTTCGCTGTACGCCTGCGGGGAGCGCCGTACCGTCTGGGCCGCGTTGTTGATCAGGATGTCGAGCGGGCCCTCGGCGGTGACGGAGTCGGCGAGGGCGACGACCTGGGCGGGGTCGCGCAGGTCGATGCCGACGATCTTCAGCCGGTGGATCCACTCGTCGCTGTCGGGCTGGGCCTTGAAACGGCGGACGGCGTCGTTCGGGAAGCGCGTGGTGATCGTGGTGTGCGCGCCGTCGCGCAGCAGGCGCAGCGCGATGTACATGCCGATCTTGGCCCGGCCGCCGGTGAG contains:
- a CDS encoding SDR family NAD(P)-dependent oxidoreductase yields the protein MTVTEDGSASMEVPMDVPTDASMDEVVFGPGIDPERLAVCLSVLEELDRLDVDHPDAIQVRRATSHIYRTVKQRRRQERRAAKTAHDRAVTEATATGSAERIDDETEGVLPSSKVDEGRIAGILRRPRSCYICKQRYVEVDYFYHQLCQRCADENRARRDARADLTGKRALLTGGRAKIGMYIALRLLRDGAHTTITTRFPNDAVRRFKAQPDSDEWIHRLKIVGIDLRDPAQVVALADSVTAEGPLDILINNAAQTVRRSPQAYSELLAAESAPLPAGELPAAEVIGTFGSGAVAQLPVAGGGALTAQDVTGLALVSGSASLERIAAGTAIDAGGLVPDLHDTNSWVQTVEEVTPVELLEVQLCNSTAPFILISRLRPAMAAAKSPRTYIVNVSAMEGVFERGYKGAGHPHTNMAKAALNMLTRTSAQEMFEKDGILMTAVDTGWITDERPHPDKVRLAEAGFHAPLDLVDGAARVYDPIVRGEAGEDLYGVFMKDYAPGKW